A window of Longispora fulva contains these coding sequences:
- a CDS encoding acyl-CoA dehydrogenase family protein: MDFKLSDEHEALRQSVRDFAEKEIAPVIGDFYERHAFPYEIIAKMGEMGLFGLPFPEEVGGMGGDYLALCLALEELARVDSSVAITLEAAIGLGAMPIYRFGTPEQKAQWLPDLLAGRKLAGFGLTEPGFGSDAGGTATRAELVGDEWVINGSKAFITNSGTDITCLVTVTAVTGVDENGKKEISSIIVPSGTPGFTVAPAYSKVGWNASDTHELTFDNVRVPAANLLGERGRGYAQFLRILDEGRIAISALAVGLAQGCVDESIKYAKQRHAFGQPIAKFQAIQFKIADMELRAHTGRLAYYDAAARMLAGEPFKRQAAIAKLYSSEAAVTSAREATQIHGGYGFMNEFPVARFWRDSKILEIGEGTSEVQRMLIARDLLG, translated from the coding sequence ATGGACTTCAAGCTCAGTGACGAGCACGAGGCCCTTCGGCAGAGCGTCCGCGACTTCGCCGAGAAGGAGATCGCCCCGGTCATCGGCGACTTCTACGAGCGGCACGCGTTCCCGTACGAGATCATCGCCAAGATGGGCGAGATGGGGCTGTTCGGGCTGCCGTTCCCCGAGGAGGTCGGGGGCATGGGCGGCGACTACCTCGCCCTGTGCCTGGCCCTGGAGGAGCTGGCCCGGGTCGACTCCAGCGTCGCCATCACCCTGGAGGCCGCGATCGGCCTCGGCGCGATGCCGATCTACCGGTTCGGCACGCCCGAGCAGAAGGCCCAGTGGCTGCCCGACCTGCTCGCCGGCCGCAAGCTCGCCGGCTTCGGGCTGACCGAGCCCGGGTTCGGCTCCGACGCCGGCGGCACGGCCACCCGGGCGGAGCTGGTCGGCGACGAGTGGGTGATCAACGGCTCGAAGGCCTTCATCACCAACTCGGGCACCGACATCACCTGCCTGGTCACGGTCACGGCCGTCACCGGCGTCGACGAGAACGGCAAGAAGGAGATCTCCTCGATCATCGTGCCGTCGGGGACGCCCGGGTTCACCGTGGCTCCGGCGTACTCGAAGGTCGGCTGGAACGCCTCCGACACCCACGAGCTCACCTTCGACAACGTCCGGGTGCCGGCGGCCAACCTGCTCGGCGAGCGCGGCCGGGGCTACGCGCAGTTCCTCCGGATCCTCGACGAGGGCCGGATCGCGATCTCGGCGCTCGCCGTCGGGCTGGCTCAGGGCTGCGTGGACGAGTCGATCAAGTACGCCAAGCAGCGGCACGCGTTCGGGCAGCCGATCGCGAAGTTCCAGGCGATCCAGTTCAAGATCGCGGACATGGAGCTGCGGGCGCACACCGGCCGGCTGGCCTACTACGACGCCGCGGCGCGGATGCTCGCCGGTGAGCCGTTCAAGCGCCAGGCGGCGATCGCGAAGCTGTACTCCAGCGAGGCGGCCGTGACCAGCGCGCGCGAGGCCACCCAGATCCACGGCGGGTACGGGTTCATGAACGAGTTCCCGGTCGCGCGGTTCTGGCGGGACTCGAAGATCCTGGAGATCGGCGAGGGGACCAGCGAGGTTCAGCGGATGCTGATCGCGCGGGATCTGTTGGGCTGA
- a CDS encoding acyl-CoA carboxylase subunit beta has product MEGLEHLRKRIQAGGAEKYHAANAAKGKLFARERVALLVDEGSFVEDGMYANALAEGLPADGVITGAATVDGRPVCLMANDSTVKAGSWGARTVEKIIRVIERAYQTGVPMVYLVDSAGARITDQVDLFPGRRGAGKIFYNQVKASGSIPQACALFGPSAAGGAYIPAFCDVVAMVDGNASMYLGSDRMVEMVTGEKTTLEAMGGAAVHCKESGVGHFLCKSEAEAIETIRTYLSYLPSNWELAPPVAEPVAANGVDLAAMVPPSERQAFDMRRYVKGIVDEGSFFEIHALWAKELTIGFARLNGEVIGVVANNSMFKGGVLFIDSADKASRFVQLCDAFNVPLLFLSDVPGFMVGSVVERQGIIRHGAKMITAISEATVPKICVVVRKAYGAGLYAMAGPGFEPEATIALPTAKIAVMGAEAAVNAVYANKIAALPEDERDAFVAARRAEYDEDIDVVRLASELVIDTIVEPADLRSELIRRYAAARTKDRSFSRRRHGVTPV; this is encoded by the coding sequence GTGGAAGGTCTGGAGCATCTGCGGAAGCGGATCCAGGCGGGCGGCGCGGAGAAGTACCACGCGGCGAACGCGGCGAAGGGCAAGCTCTTCGCACGGGAGCGGGTCGCCCTGCTGGTCGACGAGGGCAGCTTCGTCGAGGACGGGATGTACGCCAACGCGCTGGCCGAGGGCCTGCCAGCCGACGGCGTGATCACCGGGGCGGCGACGGTGGACGGCCGGCCGGTGTGCCTGATGGCCAACGACTCGACGGTCAAGGCGGGCTCCTGGGGCGCGCGGACCGTGGAGAAGATCATCCGGGTCATCGAGCGGGCGTACCAGACGGGCGTCCCGATGGTGTATCTCGTCGACTCGGCCGGCGCGCGGATCACCGACCAGGTGGACCTGTTCCCGGGCCGGCGCGGCGCGGGCAAGATCTTCTACAACCAGGTCAAGGCCTCGGGCTCGATCCCGCAGGCGTGCGCGCTGTTCGGCCCCTCGGCCGCCGGCGGGGCGTACATTCCGGCGTTCTGCGACGTCGTGGCCATGGTCGACGGCAACGCCTCGATGTATCTGGGCTCCGACCGGATGGTCGAGATGGTCACCGGCGAGAAGACCACCCTGGAGGCCATGGGCGGCGCGGCCGTGCACTGCAAGGAGTCCGGAGTCGGGCACTTCCTGTGCAAGTCCGAGGCAGAGGCGATCGAGACGATCCGGACCTACCTGTCCTACCTGCCGAGCAACTGGGAGCTTGCCCCGCCGGTGGCCGAGCCGGTCGCCGCGAACGGCGTCGACCTCGCCGCGATGGTGCCGCCGAGCGAGCGCCAGGCGTTCGACATGCGGCGGTACGTGAAGGGGATCGTCGACGAGGGCTCCTTCTTCGAGATCCACGCGCTGTGGGCCAAGGAGCTGACCATCGGCTTCGCCCGGCTCAACGGCGAGGTGATCGGCGTCGTCGCCAACAACTCGATGTTCAAGGGCGGCGTGCTGTTCATCGACTCGGCCGACAAGGCCAGCCGGTTCGTGCAGCTCTGCGACGCGTTCAACGTGCCGCTGCTGTTCCTGTCCGACGTGCCCGGCTTCATGGTCGGCTCCGTGGTCGAGCGGCAGGGCATCATCCGGCACGGCGCCAAGATGATCACCGCGATCAGCGAGGCCACGGTGCCGAAGATCTGCGTCGTCGTCCGCAAGGCGTACGGGGCGGGGCTCTACGCCATGGCCGGCCCCGGCTTCGAGCCCGAGGCGACCATCGCGCTGCCCACCGCCAAGATCGCGGTGATGGGCGCGGAGGCGGCCGTGAACGCGGTGTACGCGAACAAGATCGCCGCGCTGCCCGAGGACGAGCGCGACGCGTTCGTGGCGGCCCGGCGCGCGGAGTACGACGAGGACATCGACGTCGTGCGCCTCGCCAGTGAGCTCGTCATCGACACCATCGTGGAGCCGGCCGACCTCAGGAGCGAGCTCATCCGCCGCTACGCGGCGGCCCGCACCAAGGACCGCAGCTTCTCCCGCCGTCGCCACGGCGTCACCCCGGTATAG
- a CDS encoding chaplin family protein, with translation MKPWITKSISVGMLSAAIVAGGATQASAHVTEGAGVHQVSIDNDGVLNGNQIYAVVQVPINVCGIGVGAVIGLGVGAANCSNGAWNNVDAG, from the coding sequence ATGAAGCCGTGGATCACCAAGAGCATCAGCGTGGGCATGCTGTCCGCCGCCATCGTGGCCGGCGGGGCGACCCAGGCCTCGGCGCACGTGACCGAGGGCGCTGGCGTCCACCAGGTCTCGATCGACAACGACGGCGTCCTGAACGGCAACCAGATCTACGCCGTGGTTCAGGTCCCGATCAACGTCTGTGGCATCGGCGTGGGCGCTGTCATCGGCCTTGGCGTTGGCGCCGCGAACTGCAGCAACGGCGCCTGGAACAACGTCGACGCCGGCTAG
- a CDS encoding chaplin family protein yields the protein MKTWIRKTINVGVLAAGAILLTAGAASAAPVAGDHFAKPATIAQPTRHGDYGHGDGHGGHRGGAGVAQISSDNDGVLNGNQIYIPVQVPVNVCGNGVGVVGVGVGLAGCSNGAQDNVDTESARKTEGAGVAQVSHDNDGVLNGNQVYVPVQVPVNVCGNGVSVLLVAGIGIGSCTNGAADNVDNGTDGDGDGHGDGHGNYGWHAKKEAGATDALPFAMPGGDGNMLGKLPLAGALGNLTPGSNAVNVGGLDAGNLLSNAGSSVAPTEAAKDKKAPKAHKAAKAPAAPKMSPKVAQMSSILQPAPAAAPKAAPQIAPVSRDMGDHGDAGVLQLSDDNDGVANGNQIYVPVQVPVNVCGNGVGVVGVGLGIAGCSNGAVDNAQESASLTEGNFLGETVTATRELF from the coding sequence ATGAAGACTTGGATCCGCAAGACCATCAACGTTGGTGTTCTGGCTGCTGGCGCCATCCTGCTGACCGCTGGCGCGGCGTCGGCGGCCCCCGTGGCCGGCGACCACTTCGCCAAGCCGGCGACGATCGCCCAGCCCACCCGGCACGGTGACTACGGCCACGGCGACGGCCACGGCGGCCACCGCGGCGGCGCTGGTGTCGCGCAGATCTCGTCGGACAACGACGGCGTCCTCAACGGCAACCAGATCTACATCCCGGTGCAGGTGCCGGTGAACGTCTGTGGCAACGGCGTGGGTGTCGTTGGCGTGGGCGTGGGCCTCGCGGGCTGCTCGAACGGCGCACAGGACAACGTCGACACCGAGTCCGCCCGTAAGACCGAGGGTGCCGGCGTCGCGCAGGTCTCGCACGACAACGACGGTGTCCTCAACGGCAACCAGGTCTACGTGCCCGTCCAGGTGCCGGTGAACGTCTGCGGCAACGGCGTGAGCGTCCTGCTGGTGGCCGGCATCGGCATCGGTTCCTGCACCAACGGTGCGGCGGACAACGTCGACAACGGCACCGACGGTGACGGCGACGGCCACGGCGACGGCCACGGCAACTACGGGTGGCACGCCAAGAAGGAGGCCGGCGCGACCGACGCCCTGCCGTTCGCGATGCCGGGTGGCGACGGCAACATGCTCGGCAAGCTCCCGCTGGCGGGCGCCCTGGGCAACCTGACGCCGGGCAGCAACGCCGTGAACGTGGGCGGCCTGGACGCCGGCAACCTGCTGAGCAACGCGGGCAGCAGCGTCGCGCCGACCGAGGCGGCCAAGGACAAGAAGGCCCCCAAGGCCCACAAGGCCGCCAAGGCCCCGGCCGCGCCGAAGATGAGCCCCAAGGTCGCCCAGATGTCGAGCATCCTGCAGCCGGCCCCCGCGGCCGCGCCCAAGGCTGCCCCGCAGATCGCCCCCGTCTCCCGTGACATGGGCGACCACGGCGACGCCGGCGTCCTGCAGCTCTCGGACGACAACGACGGTGTTGCCAACGGCAACCAGATCTACGTCCCGGTGCAGGTCCCGGTCAACGTCTGCGGCAACGGCGTCGGCGTCGTCGGCGTCGGCCTCGGCATCGCGGGCTGCTCCAACGGCGCGGTCGACAACGCGCAGGAGTCGGCGAGCCTGACCGAGGGCAACTTCCTCGGCGAGACCGTCACCGCCACGCGCGAGCTGTTCTAA